One part of the Arthrobacter tumbae genome encodes these proteins:
- a CDS encoding rhamnulokinase, whose amino-acid sequence MSPEPAVYAAVDIGASSGRVILGRMGADGPSLEVVHRFPNGVQELDGALRWNIDALFEEVLLGLTLAGERAKAAGERVVSIGVDTWAVDYGLVNDDGALTSQPHSYRDPRTAGVVDKVHETVPFERLYETTGLQFLPFNTVYQLAAEPSLENVQALLIPDLLGFWLTGERRCEITNASTTGLLDAATGNFSSHLLDAVEIPRKIFPTLMEPGETLGTLLPSIAERTGLDPETKVVAVGSHDTASAVAAVPAGVANFAYISSGTWSLVGVELPEPILTEAGRAANFTNERGVDGTIRYLRNCGGLWLLSECLRKWGPSVTLENVLAEAAALPVGGPRIDADSDDFIAPDNMPNRIREAAGSALESPAAVVRCILDSLAEVYARTLAQAAELSGKPIDVVHIVGGGSQNRLLCQLTADAAGLPVLAGPVEATALGNVLVQMRADGALGAGALGAGATLTDIRAAVRSTAQSQSYEPARQTETALT is encoded by the coding sequence ATGAGTCCGGAACCGGCTGTCTACGCAGCCGTCGATATCGGCGCCTCATCCGGCCGGGTCATTCTCGGCCGGATGGGCGCCGACGGTCCCTCCCTCGAAGTTGTGCACCGCTTCCCCAACGGGGTGCAGGAACTCGACGGCGCCCTCCGCTGGAACATCGACGCCCTCTTCGAGGAGGTGCTGCTCGGCCTGACGCTGGCTGGGGAACGGGCGAAAGCCGCCGGCGAGCGGGTGGTCAGCATCGGCGTCGACACCTGGGCGGTGGACTACGGCCTAGTGAACGACGACGGCGCTCTCACCTCCCAGCCGCACAGCTACCGTGACCCGCGCACGGCTGGCGTGGTTGACAAAGTCCACGAAACCGTCCCCTTCGAGCGGCTCTACGAGACGACTGGCCTGCAGTTCCTCCCGTTCAATACGGTCTATCAACTGGCGGCCGAGCCGTCCCTTGAGAACGTCCAGGCGCTGCTGATCCCTGATCTGCTTGGCTTTTGGCTCACGGGCGAACGCCGCTGCGAGATCACGAACGCCTCGACCACCGGGCTGCTCGATGCGGCGACGGGCAACTTTTCGAGCCACCTCCTCGACGCCGTTGAGATACCCCGCAAAATCTTCCCGACCCTGATGGAACCGGGCGAAACCCTGGGCACGCTGCTGCCCTCCATCGCCGAGCGGACCGGGCTGGATCCTGAGACGAAAGTCGTCGCCGTCGGTTCCCACGACACAGCATCCGCCGTGGCAGCGGTGCCCGCGGGTGTAGCCAACTTCGCGTACATCTCTTCCGGCACCTGGTCTCTGGTGGGCGTGGAGCTGCCGGAGCCGATCCTCACCGAGGCTGGCCGCGCCGCAAACTTCACCAACGAACGCGGCGTCGACGGCACCATCCGGTACCTGCGCAACTGCGGCGGGCTGTGGCTGCTGAGCGAGTGCCTGCGGAAATGGGGGCCGTCGGTGACGCTCGAGAACGTCCTTGCGGAAGCAGCTGCGCTGCCCGTCGGCGGCCCACGCATTGACGCCGATTCCGACGACTTCATCGCCCCCGACAACATGCCAAACCGCATCCGCGAGGCGGCAGGCTCCGCGCTTGAGTCTCCCGCCGCCGTCGTCCGCTGCATCCTGGACAGCCTCGCAGAGGTGTACGCGCGGACGCTGGCGCAGGCGGCCGAGCTCAGCGGTAAGCCGATCGACGTCGTACACATAGTCGGCGGTGGGTCACAGAACCGGTTGCTGTGCCAGCTCACCGCGGACGCCGCCGGGCTGCCCGTTCTTGCCGGTCCGGTGGAGGCCACCGCCCTTGGCAACGTGCTGGTTCAGATGCGTGCCGACGGCGCACTCGGGGCGGGCGCACTCGGCGCAGGTGCCACCCTTACCGACATCCGTGCCGCCGTTCGAAGCACGGCCCAGAGCCAGAGTTATGAACCCGCACGACAAACCGAAACAGCACTGACCTAG